From the genome of Flavobacterium sediminis:
GGTCGGAGTTATAATGATCGTGATTGCTGTTGTTCCTGAAAAACAATTTGCGAAATACAATTTCTCTAAACCGGTATACAAAATAATTTCTCGGGTTAAATCTTCATTGGGCAACCAATTTAAGAAGAAAACCATGGGGTCTATTTATACCATTGGAGTGCTAAATGGGTTTTTACCGTGCGGGATGGTCTATGTGGCTTTATTCGGAGCTTTAGCTATGAATCGGTTAGATCTTAGCGTTCTGTATATGGTTCTTTATGGAATAGGGACTATCCCCATGATGAGTTTGGTAGTTTATGTATCAAATTTGCTTACTGTTTCTTTTAGAAGTAAATTGCAAAAAGCAATACC
Proteins encoded in this window:
- a CDS encoding sulfite exporter TauE/SafE family protein, with protein sequence MLYTAVIFGLISSLHCVGMCGPIAMMLPVDRSNQATKTIQILLYHLGRITAYSSLGLLFGILGRGFYLAGMQQQLSIVVGVIMIVIAVVPEKQFAKYNFSKPVYKIISRVKSSLGNQFKKKTMGSIYTIGVLNGFLPCGMVYVALFGALAMNRLDLSVLYMVLYGIGTIPMMSLVVYVSNLLTVSFRSKLQKAIPVIAVCIGILFIMRGLGLSIPYISPGNVSLFVQSEANCH